In Halalkalicoccus subterraneus, the DNA window CATCGTCCCCACTTGGTCGATTACTTTCTCGGCGAGACGTTTGACCTCGCTCAGGTCGTCGCCGCGTGCGGCGGCCGCGCCCGCGATCTTGTGGACGAGAATCGTCCCGCAGACGCCCCGGCGCCCGGAGGTATAGAGGGAGTCCTCGACGGCCACGTCGTCGTCGACGACGACGTACTCGACCTCCGTATCGCCCTCCAGCTCGGCGAGCTCGATCGCCGTCTCGAAGTTCATCACGTCGCCCTCGTAGTTCTTCACCACGCAGAGCACGCCCGCCCCGCCGTCACAGGCCCCGACCATTTCCCCCAGTTGGTCGGCGGTCGGGGAGGTAAAGACCTCGCCGGCGGCCGCCCCGGTGAGCATTCCCTCGCCGAGATAGCCCCCATGAGTCGGCTCGTGGCCACTCCCGCCGCCCGAGACGATCCCGACCGTCCCCTCGACCGGCGCGTCGGCACGCACGAGGACGTTCGTTTCCTCCAGTCGACGGACGTACTCGGGGTGGGCCGCGACCATTCCGGCGAGCATCTCGTCGACGACGTCGCCGGGTTCGTTGATCAACTTCTTCATGTTCATTCGTATCAAGGACCGAGCGGCGCATAAACGTTAGCTGAGCGCGAGGCTCGTTCCACGGTCCATTTTCTCCGCGCGTTCGACCAGATAGGCGGCTGTCGCGGCGTCCAGAACCGCCGAACCGACGCTACAGAGAACGACGATCCCCTCCGAGCGTTCGAACTCGCCCTCGAAGACGTCCGAAAACGGGACGAGATCGTCGGCTTCGAGCCCGCTCTCGCACAAATCACCCGTGTGGATCGCCTCTCCGGGGATGTCCGCGAGGACGGCCTCGGCCCGCTCGATGGTTTCGCGGTCCAGTTCGCGCATCCCCTCGTCGTAGGCCCCCACCGCGACCACCAGCGCGTCCGGTTTCAGCGCGCCGCCCGGAAACACCGGCTCCTCGCTCGGGGTCGCCGTCAGTACCACGTCCGCACCGGAGACGGCGTCCTCGGGAGTGGCGACGGCCTCGGCCGGGATCCCTCGGTCCACGAGGTCGGCCGCACACCGGTCCTTGGATTCGCTCGGCGAGTAGATCCGAACCCCTCGAAGGGCGCTTCCGGCCGCGATCGCGCGCGTTCCCCAGCGGGCCTGTGTTCCCGCACCGATCACGCCGACGGTGAGCGGATCCGCCGCCAGATCGCGCGCGGCCAACCCGGCGACACAGCCCGTTCGGGCACCCGTGACCCGGGTGCCGTCCATGTACGCTTTCGCTGTCCCCGTCCGGGCGTCGGTGACGGCGATCTGGGCGTTGACCGTCGGTAGTCCTCGCTCCGGGTTCCCCGGATGGATGCTTGCCAGTTTCGTCGCGTAACACTTCTCGCCGTGGATGTAGGCGGGCATCGTCAGCCCGGTCCCGAGCGGTTCGTCGGATTCGATACCACTGCCGACCGGGAAATGCGGGCGTTCGGGGCGCTCGACCTCGTTTCGGCCCTGTTTTCGAAACGCCCCCTCGACGACTCCGAGGAGGTCTTCGAGGTCGAGCAGCGCGGCGACATCCGAATCGG includes these proteins:
- the dhaK gene encoding dihydroxyacetone kinase subunit DhaK yields the protein MKKLINEPGDVVDEMLAGMVAAHPEYVRRLEETNVLVRADAPVEGTVGIVSGGGSGHEPTHGGYLGEGMLTGAAAGEVFTSPTADQLGEMVGACDGGAGVLCVVKNYEGDVMNFETAIELAELEGDTEVEYVVVDDDVAVEDSLYTSGRRGVCGTILVHKIAGAAAARGDDLSEVKRLAEKVIDQVGTMGMALTSCTTPEKGEPTFDLPADEIELGIGIHGEPGVERADVMSADAVADHLTERVLDDLDLAEGARIATIVNGMGATPLMELYVVNRRVQELLGERGFDVGEAWVGDYMTSLDMAGCSVTVLELDDELEELLGAPADTPALTVRGE
- a CDS encoding ornithine cyclodeaminase family protein is translated as MVRVLSDSDVAALLDLEDLLGVVEGAFRKQGRNEVERPERPHFPVGSGIESDEPLGTGLTMPAYIHGEKCYATKLASIHPGNPERGLPTVNAQIAVTDARTGTAKAYMDGTRVTGARTGCVAGLAARDLAADPLTVGVIGAGTQARWGTRAIAAGSALRGVRIYSPSESKDRCAADLVDRGIPAEAVATPEDAVSGADVVLTATPSEEPVFPGGALKPDALVVAVGAYDEGMRELDRETIERAEAVLADIPGEAIHTGDLCESGLEADDLVPFSDVFEGEFERSEGIVVLCSVGSAVLDAATAAYLVERAEKMDRGTSLALS